CCTATACAAGGGTGCAGTGGGTAGCACAGTTACAGGGTGTTACCCTGCCACATACCACCTGCATTTTACAGAGatgttaaaaacatttctttttcattgtgATCTTCATTCTAGAGAGCAGCTCAATTCTCTTCTGAAGAATTATAACTCTTACTATTCAGATCAAGAGAATCTGCAACTGACATGTAATCAGGTAAGGATTTAGGGGTGAGAAACTCCACTAATCTGGACATCACAAATTAGTGCTCtcttctcctcacagcactggaCTCCAGCTCCACTCGCTGTGGTGTTGTTATTGCACGACAGGTTCCATCTAATGTAATAAACCAGAACTGGTTTCCTGAACTGATCAGGTCAGCCTGCAGCTTTGGCTGTTTTGGAAATTGCTCAAAACTGAGGTTACACATTCTCCAGGTAATCTGTTCCAGGGCTGTGTCAGCCTCAGTAATTTCATTGTAGTCCTGTTACTTTGAGGGGAGACAGATTATTATTAGTTGATTATTTTTACTCCATTATTATGCAGCACTGActatttccctgtttttctccaGCAAGAAGGAAGCACCCCCTTCATTGAAGGAATCCTGTCAATATTCTGGGGCGTGCGGCATCCTATCAGATTAAAGATTCAGGATGAGAAGCAGATACTCTCTTTTGTAACCCTGAAGTCAACAGAGAATGTGGGCTTTTTCCCCAGTAAAAGGTAATGGATGGACTTCCCTAGGGAGGCTAGCATTGCAAGATGGCTCGTGTTGTGCCTTCAGTGAGTGGCTGtggctggctgccctggatATCCCAGATTCCCCAAAGGCCGTGGTGGTTGCTGGACAGCAGAGCCTTTGAACAGTCTCTGCTGGGCAGGAAGGTGTGTGTTTGTAGCACCTTTGTTTGGCCCtcaggctgaggagctggaaggaggCTGCTCTTTTCATGGGAACTGACAATTCCTATACAAGGACTGGGAAATTGATGTATATAAATGTATAGGAAAAGAGCCAAACAATCCCCCTGTGTTTCCATGTGCACCTGATACTGGTAGCCCCTGAGAGGTCTCGTGTTGGTGCACACACTGGAGCATGAAGCCAGAATCTGGTGGGTAAGTGCTGAGGGATTGTCTGTCCCAGCTTACAGGTATGTGAGGTCTGCAACCATTGCTGCTCAGGTGAAGTTCAAGTCAGGCAATAGATACTGGCTTTGTCTGTGCAAAATTTGGTCTAAAAACCCCTTAAAATACTTACAGACCAGCTGTTccataaaatgacattttatacCCCAGTGTGTTGTGCTCAGCTGATACAAGTACTCAGTGtacttttcctttgttttgaaCACTGTTTCCCCAGCCTTGGTGAATTTGATGAGCTGATTCTGAATCTTGTAATACAGAGGCAGAGCCCATGTTCACCCTGAATGACTCCCTGATAAATTGAGTATTGCagagtttatttttctaatgacTTAATGTCCTAGCTTGCATGTGAGGCATGTTGGAACTGAACTGGGGATTTAATTCTGCCACCTTTGCAGCTGTGGAGTTCCAGTAAAGTCTTCTTCCCCATCTCTGGCTGCTGAAATTCAGGGATGAATTTTGACAGGAGTAACTAGGAAAGAACCTGAGTTTTAGGCAAATCTGGCTCTCAGTTTACCTTGACCAGGTCTGCTGGTGTGGGGTGCACGTGGCCTGTAGGGCACTTCTTAAAAAACTTCTGGCTGGTGGAAATCTGTATGCTAAAGTAAACATTCACTCATGATCCCAGAAACGTGGGGCTGCCCTGACATGCTTTAAGGTATGCAGGGCAGCTTGGCTGTCTGATCTTAAAGGAACTTGGTAAATGTGTACAATACAACCAAGATCTTGTTTGGCATGTAAATTGAGGGTAGCTGAATATTGTTGggaatacatatatatatatatatatatatatatatatatatatatatatatatatatacatatacatatgaaattcatttttaatattGCACTACAAATTGGTTTATTCACAGTCAGAGCAGTAACTGGAAGACCTTATGCTGAAGAGTTTGGGCATAAGTTTGAGTTAATATGATTTATGGAAATATTGACATCTGAAAGGCTGGATGGAACTTCCTGCTCTCATACACAGCTGGTTTGGACAGCACAAGTGTAACCTGTGTAACTCTGTTCTGTAACTATTAAAAAACAATATGTGTGTTTTGTGTGCCTGCCTGGTAGTCTGAGTGTGATTAATCTAGGATGTTGCTGTAAAACAGATCAGGAATTACTGCAAGTTGTTTAGGTTGTGTCCTGGTTGATGTTCAACAGGTTTTACATTGGATGTGTTACATTTAGGATCCCTGGTCATACTGTATTTTAATATGAAGTTGTTATGACTTAAACTAAAATGACCATGCTGAAGTCTGTATGTTGAGCAGGGATAGGAATGTATGACATAACCCCTGGCCACAGGATAAACTGCAGTCACTGAGGAGTTACTGAGGAGCAGTCAATGGTAACTCCGTGTTTGTCTTTCAGGGGAATGACTCGCTGGGGAGAGTTTGATGACCTCCATCACATCAGCGGGGATGCACTGAAatctgctgaggagcagccagacCTCGAGCAAAGTTAGTGTTGGTGCTCTCAGGTTAACCAAAAATTCTGTGTTCTGTGACAGTGCAAGAGGCTTCTCACACAtcagcccttccctgccagccaAGGGAAATCTCTTTGCTGTGTGTCACATGTCCCTGCAAGCTGGGGAAACACCCACCTAGGGCTGCTTAGGGCTGTGCAGGTGACTTGGTGAACAGCCAGTGGCAATGAGCTGTGCTTTCATCCAAGAAATCATCCCCAAGGGAGCAAATCAGCAAACTGCAAGCCCTGCAAGCAGCCTATTCCTCATCGTATGCCTCTGCCttgttcctttcctcctccaccaccccaaaaataataaatagtaaaCAGTAAATGAAGCCCTTCACTGAGAGCCTCCCTcctctgggggtgctggcagctgcacaggaCGTGTGGTTCTCTTCTGTCCAGGTTATCCATGCTATGAAAGTCACACTCTCAGgtccaggagggagcaggagctcgACTGTGCCACCCTGCCCCGCAGCAGCAGCGATGCCACGGCCGTGCGCAGGAGGACCAAGCTCCCCACCATCACCAGGACAGAAGTAGAAACTCACAGGTTCTCCATCAATGGCCACTTCTACAACCACGAGGTAGGAAATTTTAGGCTTGGCTTTGTCAcctgaggggcagggagcccTGCCCAGTGAGGTGTGCCTCAGGCTCAGGCCGTGGTGTGGCTGTTCTTGTTCCCAGACATCAGTTTTCACTCCGGCTTTTGGGTCAGAAACCAAAATAAGAATCAACAGCCAGATGAGGACCAGACAAGTGATAGAGCAGTTGCTTTGGAAGTTTAAGGTAAGtctgctggcaggaggaagcGTGGCCGTGTTCTGGAAGCGTTCATTCCCATGTGCACTCCCTCCAGCACTGTGGGAAAGATGTGGAATAGCTGGGTGAGGACAGTGCGTGGAGCGGagtgtaaaaaaacccagatggACAATTTTAATCCTGGCGGTGCTGCCCTCCCACAGACAGCCCCGGGAACTGCAGCTGGCCTAAAACAGCAGCAATTATCCCAGCGCCTGTCTGGGACGGGCTTTCTCTGAGAGCCAGGCGTGTGGAAAGATGGGAAGGTTACAGCTACAAGTACTGCTCAAGGCCAGTGCCATGCTGTCtgaaactacttttttttttttaatttccttggaACCATCTCCCCCAACAATGTCGTACATAGTCAGAAGTAGCTTTGCCCTTACTGCTGCATATTTCTCAAATATCTTGATTTTCCATGGCTGCTTAGTGTTTAATTTATACTTTAATGGTCTTAAACTTCCCATTTAACTTGTCTGGAGACTTCACTACTGCAGAATTACTTTGTGTGGTTAGTAAGGCTTGTGAGTGTcttgaaaggaaaacaacttcTAGGAGTAACAAGGAAGGGAATTACAGAGCAGGGAGTAGAGTTGTAGGGAATACATTGCAAAGTAAGTGTTCAAAAGCTGTGCTGTTTTcactgtccctggcacaggacaGTGAACATGGCAGCACAGCTTTCTGTCTTGTCCAGAGCCACTATCTTTAACTCTTGTACAGACAGGATCCCTGTCTCAGGCTTTGATCCAAATCTCTGAACTGagacacacagggaaaatgtgcTGAGAGGGAAGTTCTGGGAATATCTGTGAGTCTGaatggaatttctttttttttcacagataGAAAACAGCCCCCATGATTTTGCACTTTACGTTATCCATGCGTCTGGAGGTAAGccagccactgctgcctgaGCACTTCAGCTCTGAtcattctgtgtgtgtgtggaatgTGTCCCTTGGAGTAACAGGACTTGTGCCAGGCCTCTGTCCTTGTTTGtgcactgtgtgtgtgctgtggcaTTTTGCCTTCTCAGGCACCCTTCAGAGATGTCTCCtctggagaggaaaagctgAATAATTGTGTGTATTTCAGCTGACAGCTTTGCATTGCATATGCTGAGTTCAAAGTACTCACTGGTCAGTGGAAACAGGTTACTTCCATAGCAGTTTACTTTCCAGTTACTTCCATAGCAGTTTACTTTTCCAGGAAAAGGGAGATTTGATCTTTATTAAAGGGAACACCTGAGAGAATAGGAGGGAACTGGGGGAGAAGGTATTTCAAATGGCACAACGTTAGGGACCTGTTAGGTATCTGGTCATTGCACTCGAGTCAGTATGGGATCCTTGTCAGGGAAAAAGGCTCATGACTGCAGGTGGTAGATGGAGCCCCTGTGGGATGTTCTGTGTTTTGTGACACTGCTTATACATTCCAgaaaagaagcagctgaggagTAGGGATGTTCCCTTAttgcacaggctgctgcaggggcccTCTGAGAAGGTTGCCAAGTTCTTTCTCATGGATGGGGACATGGAAGAGATCAGCAGTGATGTATGTATATCCTCACTTCTCATAGCTCGTGGGGTTTTCCTCAGTGACCACAGTCAGTAGTGCCTTTCTTGTCTTCTCCTTGGTAGGTGGCTCAGTACATTTCATTCCATCTTCCCTTCTTGGAATCCATTCTGCACAGAATAAATGAAGAGGAGGAGCGGGAGATTCGACAGACAACTGCAAGGTAAACAGACACAAAATGAGGTGTCACAGAGTCCAGGGCAATCTGTAGAATTGGCTCATGAGGAGAACATATGGATGTAGCAGAGTGCAGGTGACTACACACAGAGTGGGGTCTTCAGAAAATTTGGACCCTCAGGGTAActtctctttattttgtttgctgtcTGCTTTCTGGGCCTTTGACTGGCTCGGTTGGTACTTGCTGCTGTTCCCTTGGAAAGGGTAAATGCAGTACCACACGTGATACCATTTTGGTTCTGTAGCATTTCAGCCACATCAGTGCCTGATGTTCCCTTAAAACTTGAGGTGAGTGATGGAAATCCCCCCAGCAAAAAGGGGGATTGTCCCACAGGTACaagccagaggagctgccatATTTGTGAGCCTCTCCTGAGTccaggagcactgagaggctgcagcagccacagatcTGTTACTGCATGATGGGCTGATAACCACGTTGAATCCAAGTGTCAGgaaacatttagaaaatactAGACTTGCCTGCATTGGGAAAGTGGGACATGGCCACAAAGGTTGGGAATGCACCTATATGTGAGCAGCTGGTTGGAATTTGGGCTGAAGGTTTGCAGAGGTTATTTCAATGCCTTCTCCCTCTCAGGTACACACGAGAGAAGAGGCTGATCCTGCAGCACCTGCGCAGTCGAAGCATTCAGAAAACAGAGACCACGGTGTGATGGGGCGGCCCTGGAGAGCACTGGGAATGCCCCTGGGAACGCCTGGGCTGCTGAAGGACAGTCCTGCTGCCTTCTGGGGTGGAGCTGAGCAGTGAGAGTGCCCCGTGGGAGAAGTCTCCCCTCACCATTAACCCCTGCAGCGCTGGGGTGTGGGCTGCAAGCACCCACGGAGATGCACGTTGCCCAAACTGCAGATGCTGGATCTGACTTGGAACTTGGGCAAAAACTCCCCTGAAAAGCCCAAGGCTTTAAATCCTGCTGATGTGTCACCTGGCACCAAGAGGCTGGCGTAGAAAAATGCTGCAATAACCAATGTGCTGATAGAAAATGTGCAAACTAGGAATATGGTTATCCTTCTGTTAAAGAAATGTTGTGTTATATTAGCAGAAAGCTTTTCAGTAGAGCCAAGTGGCAGAagatatttatgtatttaagaCTGCAGGTAGGATTTCCATTTAAGTTATAAAACATCCATGCAAGATGCCTGAAATCCACGGGCTTCAGGCTGGTGGATGCCGAAACTGCTTAAGCTTTGAGCTGCTGTTAGAAAAACATAACTGGAAACCCTCCCACTtaggagctgctcagctcttAGCAATGACAGGGAATTTATTGCTGAAATACCTCGTGCACTGCAAAGTAAGAACTGACTGAACACTGTGGGGTCCTGAAAGGCACCTCAGTGGTTTCTGTAGTTGGAATTGTTGATTGCGTTCCTTCCTGAGTGTTCTGTTTGACGAGGAATGGAGGTGCTCAGTGAGAGGCTGCGTGTCacagccagggagggctgggccCACGGCCTCCCCAGGGATGCAGTttggctccagcccagccccacgcagggcactgcagcccctgtcAGGTCCttcctggctgagctgtgttCCATCTTAGAGCTCCAGTTACAGAGATGTAAATAAAATAGATCTGTGCACAGCTCCTTGTCCTCCTGCACTAGCTGGTTGTTTCTACCTGGTGTCTGTGCCTTACCTCAGCTGCTTTGTCTCATGCAGGTAACAAATGCTTGTGAGGGAGGAAAGGGATGTGCAGAACATGTGGCCTAGAAATTGTATGGAGTAAATCAAATTGTAAAATTTTACACTGCCCGAAATCCTGTTACTGGGATGGGAATTCAGAAAGTAAAGGTCAAGGTGCTGATATTGAAgctcctcaggctgcagcaagTGTATTATTTCAAAGTATAGTTTATAATCCTGCCCAGGAGAATGGGTAGGGACAAGGGAGCACAGAGGGCAGAAATAACAATAATTCATGGTTAAGAGGTAGGAATTAAATAGGCCATTTTTGTCACCATCTGATGTTCAAGACTTGAATCCTTTTCAATTCTCTTGTCTTGCTGAATTGGGACTGAAAACTTTGGGCAGACAGAAGTTTGGAGAtagggcacagagctggtgctgttGGCCAGGATTTCAGGGTGAGTGCAATGGTGCCGTGACTCCTGTGGGGCTGGTTCTTTGTGAGTGCTGTGCTGTCTAAATGAACCATTTCTGACAAATacagacaggagcaggggaagaatCTCTTCCAAGGTATTCTGGGACACTCAGGGAAACACAGCAaggacacacaggtgacagagGAGAGGGGGGGTCACTCAGGTTCGAACATGAAGCCATTAATCACAGAAACAGTGATTACAGTCCATATCTTACCTGAATTTGTGCATTTGATCTCATTTGCACTTACACTTCATAAGCTTAGTatttaaaatgcctttatttgttttgttctgtgacTATTTGGGATAATATGATAACATTTCACACTGGAAGGTGGTGGCCACAGCCAAACTCTGAATTTCCATCACTTAACTTATTGTTTCAGTGGATTTCCTTATGGGGATTCAGCCTCTCTCTGACCTAAAGGTGGCTTTTTGTCACTTGGTTTGCTTTaaatgctccctgtgccctttgTGTCATTTGTCCAGCGAGGACCTTCCCATGAACTGTGCAGCTCCTTACGCCGACAGCATTTTCTCACTCCTTCGGATGAGTTCTGGACCCTGGCAAAAGGAAAATCCCTGGGAGCGTCAGTGTCAGGAGGGTGGCTGATGTGTCTGTGACACGTTCAGTGCTCATTAGGCTGTGACTGCGCTAATTAATGGGCAAGAGAGCAGCAGGCCGGGTTCGGCCGATCTCGGCTCGGTTGGGCTGAGCTCGGAGCCGCTCGCTGCATTCGGAGCTCAGCTCGGTTCGGTTCGACCGACCCCGTAATGTTCAGGTTGGTTCGGCTGATCTCGCGTTGGTTCGGCTTATCCAGTTCGGTTGGGCTTATCTAGTTCGGTTGGGCTGAACGCGGTTCCGTCCCGTTCCGTTCAGTTCACCTCAGCTAAACTCGGATCGATTCGGCAAATCGCGGCCAGAGTCGGCCCTTCGGGTACGCTCGGCTGTTCTCGGCCACACTCGGCTGTCGGCGGCTCCACTCGGCCACACTCGGCTCTTCGGCCCTACCTGACTCTGCTCCGCGGTGCAGTGGCGGTCGGTGGCGgggccccgctccccggccTGAGCCCCGTGAGGGGACAGAGCGCTGGGACAGCCGCCTCAGCCCGggtcaccctgtccctgcccggccccgcgtCCCCCGGAGCGCGCCCTGCGGCGCAGAACGCGGCCTTTGGGCCAGGAGCGGGGACAATGCCCTTGGCTCGGCAGCAGCGCCGGGAGACAGCGGGCGGTGCCCTCAGGTGAGCGGCcggaggggagggagctgggccgggggcaccggggcCGGGGCACCCACAGGGGGCCGGGGCTGCTTCGGGCGCTGCTGCGTGGGACCCGCTGTGGGTGGGACGGGTCTGTCCCGGGCCTTGCGGCTCTCTGGGATCGTGTTCCGTGGAATAAAGCTGGGGCTCGTCCCAGCTGCGGGGACAGCGCTTTATTGTGTGAGAAACAAAGTTCACTCTTTAGAATTTTTACACGTTTGTTAAGGGATAAAAGGCAGCGCTGGGGTGCTTGGCTGTTTGCCAGGAGCATCCGGTTACCTTAAACCGTATTCTCTATTTTGTGTTACATTGCAGTGGTGTGAGCATATTCATTACAGTTTATACATATTCAAACAGTCCTTTGAGTTTAGATGTTCTTTTGCTTGATTTTAACCTTCATGCCATCTTGTGGATTAAaccaatatattttatttcttcctgtggtgccatcctgttttattttcactccCTCGTTATTTGATAACGAGGGTcaataaatttttccttttttttcggtgctctggtttctgtttctgttaTCTTGTGTTTCAGATAAGATTGTCCCCAAATGTGGGAAATCACCTAATTATCTGACACCATTTTCTGAGTTCCTTACAtgtaaaagcattttaacaTTTCACACTCTCTATTATGCTACAGTCTAAAATAGTATCTATTACACTGCTATTTATAAAAGCTATGCAGGGCATACATGAACTGACAGATTATACTTTATCAAGAGCAGTAGTTACAGATTGTACTCTCTCAGGATTTTTGTGGTCAATAATACCGTGCCAGAGCTAATAGATAAATGGCAAAGGCAATAACTGcatttgttatttatatttctggggtgggctgagctctgttttCCGGGAAGCAGTGGGATGGGTGTCCTTGTGCCCACCCCCCTGGGTTCCAGagagaagctgctcctgtggctgcagctgaggggcaGTGGGAAACCTGAACAGTCCTGATGGAAACCGATGCAAAACcaggttttgttgggttttggacttgccattttcccctgatCCGTGTGTTTTGCCTTAGGAAACAGGAACTGGGCACCAAGACATTTTGTTAGCCTAGAAGGGATGagtttgtttgtgtttatttcctgAGCCACCTGGGACGATTTGGGTCTCAGTTGGCACCTGAGAGCCTCCTTCTGTGTCCTGGGTGGGGTGGTGGCTATCAAAGGGGTAAAAGttggagcaggagggtgggtggagaggagagcagtggCTCTTTGGGGATTTGCATCTGGAAAGGGCCCTCAGTTACCTGATGGGAGTCCTGGAAACAGAGCTGAGAGTCCCTGAGCAATGAGGATGGTGCAGCTGGAGTGCTGAGagtgcagaggctgcagtgggTGTTGTCTGCTCGGTCTCCCGATGTCCCATCTCtgatgctgggctggcacccagGCACCTCCCAGGTCTGGACACCCTCAGGGCAGGGGtggttttgaaatgttttaaatgctgcagcagctccctcagcttgGATGAGTGTGAGGATATCCAGCGCTTCCTTAGGGCTTGGAGCATGGCAAGGGTGCAGGGCTCATGGTCAGTCTTGTTTAAACCCTTGcaatagcaaaatattttaaaacagagacTTTGAGGAAATAACATCGGTGAGTCTGTTGCAAGGATAGGTACAAGCTGTCTTTATTAAAGATCCACACTGCTGGATGTTGTGTCAGAGCACTCTGGGGACAGAAGGTGTCCCCAAAGCTTCATTAACCCCTTGTTTTCTGCTGGTAGGGCAGGGTGTGAGCCCAGCCTCGGGGGCTGTGTGGCTcatcctgcctggagcagggacaccccgTGAGGCTGAGCCACAGAGGTTCAGTtgttggagcagctggggatcTCTTTGTGCCTGGGAATTGTTGTTGCTGCgttcctgtcccagctgcagggttCCCTCAgagcctgtgccctgcagcagcactgggagctcctgtgctgggcagggagcagctctggcctggGGCTTTCAGTCCCATCAGCGTCCATTGAAATCCAGCGTTTGTTTTACTTCAtcagcctctgtgctgtgccaccctcggtgccaggggacagagctgtggggaggctCCATCCCATCTGTACCAAGTGCTGCCAGcgcttccagcagcactgctggggcatcAAGGGCTGCCTTTGGAGCCTGGCTTTCACAGAGGGTTACACACTCTGCCCTTCAGCATCCAGCTGCATCCTACAGCTGCATAGTTCAGCTCGCAGGGAGCAGAGTCAGCTCTTGGGCCCAAACCAGGTTTTGTCCCACAGAGAGTGACTGAGCTTCCTGAGGTAGCACACAGATGTGCACTGGCCTTTGGGGCTAATAGTGAGTGCTGCCAGGTGATTGTGATAAGGTTGAGCTGAAGCTTTCTTAGAAAAGCCATCAGCTGTAAGGAGAATCTATGGAAAACAGGTGGTTGGTGCACTAGCTGGTAGTAGGTCCTgggcttttcttcttcttttctttaaccTGTTCTTAAGAGGATCCCAAAACTGCAAAATTGAAAGGAAGGGGGATGTGCGGGTGAAagttgcttttcattttttgaggTGTTGCTGTGGATTTTGGTGTGTCAAGTGGCACTACCAAAACAGCATTGGAATAACCAAACTTCAGGACTCTGCACTTAATTCCTTGAATGTGTTTGTGTGGGTGCAGGAAATGCCAAATCCCAAGGCAATTCCATGTCTGTAACTTCAAGTGCAACATCTTTAAAACCAAGTGCTCAGTGTGGGCTTTCCATGTGGATGCAAATGGTCAAAGGCCTTTCTTGTGTCCCAAAAGCAAAAACCCTTTCTCTGTGAGGTTTTGGAGGGGATTCTCTTTGGGATTTCTTGTGATGCAGCATCCTGGGTGTCCCTTCCTTTGTGCAAAGTCCAATGGTAAAGGATGGAATGGCTGACACGTGGGGTCTGGGATAAAAATGGTTCTGTTAAAATTGGGCAAAGAATGCAATAAGAAAAATGAGCATCGTTTCAATGTCTGAAATAGTCAGGAATAAAAGTGCTGGAAAAGGACACGTTTATGTTTGAATTGGTGTCACCTCTCATGGATAAAACCCCATAGTGAGCAATCAGAGCACAAGTATGAGAGCTGGGATCCTTTGACTTCCACAGTggacttaattttctttttctcctctctttcaggGCAGGAAAAATCATCAAACTCCTCCCATCTTTGCCAAAAGCTTTGGTGTTTAAGCAGCCAAAGGCAAGAGGCCTCAGCACCAGGGGTCTGCACTGGAGGGCTCTGGTCCTGCCCATGCTGTGGGGTGAgtcagagggacacagggctcctcttttcctctctgctgggatTAACTGCCATGGGAATGCCATTGctgacagcccagccccagctgtgtctgctggagaagggcagaGGTGAAGAGACAAATGCCAGAgttccctggggatgctg
The window above is part of the Molothrus ater isolate BHLD 08-10-18 breed brown headed cowbird chromosome 4, BPBGC_Mater_1.1, whole genome shotgun sequence genome. Proteins encoded here:
- the LOC118686377 gene encoding ras association domain-containing protein 6-like, giving the protein MKKVTMKAQHLPSVFINEEKFITREQLNSLLKNYNSYYSDQENLQLTCNQQEGSTPFIEGILSIFWGVRHPIRLKIQDEKQILSFVTLKSTENVGFFPSKRGMTRWGEFDDLHHISGDALKSAEEQPDLEQSYPCYESHTLRSRREQELDCATLPRSSSDATAVRRRTKLPTITRTEVETHRFSINGHFYNHETSVFTPAFGSETKIRINSQMRTRQVIEQLLWKFKIENSPHDFALYVIHASGEKKQLRSRDVPLLHRLLQGPSEKVAKFFLMDGDMEEISSDVAQYISFHLPFLESILHRINEEEEREIRQTTARYTREKRLILQHLRSRSIQKTETTV